Within Ipomoea triloba cultivar NCNSP0323 chromosome 9, ASM357664v1, the genomic segment TTTAGAAGAATTGATGTTTAAATATCTCTTGATTAGTTGATTGAATAACAATACAAGAAATATAATCTCTCGAGTTGCAAAAGGGTCAAGAGTGGTTTTATAACTTAGCAAGATAAATATGCAACTTCGAGTAGGAGATTACGAGTCGAACCTTTGtaaatgtactaaaaaaaagtccaaaacaACAAGCTTTTGATCATATAAAGAAACATTAAACCTCTCCATCAAATGTACTGCATTTTACTGGACAGCATGAGGAGCTTCTGATCTGCATGTAAATTTCCAACATGATATGAAGCTATGCCCCCAAGATTTCCAGGAAGATTACAGAAAATCATTAAACAATCTACAGAATGAAGAAAAGGGGCACCAATAATCTCTGCAGAATTCTTTTGATGTCAAGTCTGCTACAAAATCAGGTCCcctcctattctatatatatactgctTTTACTCTTTAAACCGGACAACAATGCAAGAAATATCGTCTTTACTTTCTCTGTTTAACGCCTCCATGGCCAATTTCTTGGCCGCCTTCTGTGGATTCTTGGCCTTCTTAGCAATATCCACTGCTTCTTGATTAGACATCACCTGCATGGAGATCAACAGTCAAAAGTGCAGAAAGAAATCAGAGAGGGGGGCTGTGTTGAGAGAGGGAAATCGCACCTTCCACAGGCCGTCGCTTGCAATGATGAGAAGATCAGTGTTGCCATCAATGTCAACAGTAGTAACATCGGGATCAGATCGCAGGAATGACTTCAGATTTTTGTCTCCAAAAGCGCGAGAAACAGCTAGCTGAGCATTCACTCTTGCAACATCTCCTAAGATAAGATGAAATGTATTGTTAAGTCCCTCGTCGAAAAAAGAgaacatatgagtttataaggccatgatTTAGActgactagctaattgattggattccgTCTTAGCGTAGTTTttcccatgtgcattatagacTTTGGCCCAATCTTATattataacatggtatcagagcttgttTCAGTTTCCATTTTTAAATGTGAATCGAGGCAAGTACACTCAACACTCGAAAACGTTTTCTGTTTCACAAACATTACCCGAGACTAATGCAAGTAAACTGTGCAATAAAACAATTGACAGATGAATAAATAAGTGCAGATTATATATGTAACAGCACCTGGAATGTTTGTGACGAAACCGCCTCGATCCTCAATGCTCTCGCGCTCAGCATTGGGTTCGTGATCAACGGACATCTGCACCGCTACCCCTTTCCTCGAAAGGACTGCTCGTGAGTCCCCAACGTTAGCCACCCACAGCTTCTGACCATTTACAAGAATTGCAGTGACAGCAGTGGATCCCCCGATGCCTATATCAGGGCTGTGTGAAAGAATCGCCTGGTCTGTTTTCTCGTAAGCTTTTAAGATCGATCTGTGAGGATGAGTCCAGAAATCCTCCTGCATTGCTAACAGTATGTTAAGTTGTTAACAATAAcaagatttatatatttaccaGTAAAGCCCGCTTTCTTGGATTGCTTTATCGAACTAACCTCTTTCAGAATATTGGGAAATAAATGGTTCTGTAAATATGCAGCCACGCTCTCCCCGAGATGCCCATCATAAACTGCAAAGAGGCCAAGTTCATTCCTTTCAATCTGAACAAACTTGGCAACATGATAATCCTCCATGGGATGATTCGCTTTCCCCTTGATTAGGGAGAACCCGTATTTGGTGGCCTCGTGTTGGCTTCTCCCCTTGCCAATGTCCCACGAAGACTGTCCTCCTTCAAGCTAAAATGGCAAATAACACATCAGCTATGAGACTAAACCCTGCCCGGGATCCAAGCAAATGCATTCTGCAGAGTTCCCACACACACAAAGAACTAAAAAGACGATTTTTTGAAATCTTAGGAGTTAGGACCACAGTTTACAAGCTCAAAATCCTCAACATAATGAAGAGAATCCAATGGAAGATGTACAATAGAGCCACAAAAGTCTGGTCTTTTAACAACATTAATTCAAAAGGAGATCCATAATTTCTGGTTTGTTAAGAGCAAAAACGACGAAAGGTCTGGGAAATGTGTGAATTTATCTGCATAAACTCTGCTAGTTCTATCAGAAGATCTCAATGCAAGGATAAAACAGTCACATTTATCGAGACGTACCACATAAACAAGAAACAAATGATCATGCTCTTAAACCTTCTCAGATAATCTAGTAAGAACACTCATGGAATTCTAAATAACACTACTTCACAAGCTGTAAGCCTCTAATGTCAAAACTGATGAGAAAGCTTCAGTTCATATCAATGGAGAAAACAAACTACTGTGTTGCTTGAGGTCTGAGTACAAAGAAGGGTGAAAGTGTGCTGAAATCTTACAGACAAAGAAAACAGAAGCTGAGACTATATACATGCTATGAAGTAACCAGAACGGTTACAACTAACTAAGCAACAGAAAATACAAGAAGATCCTTATGGTTATAACTAACTAAAACAGCTGCTCTCCTTTGGATCTCTCTTCATTTCATCATCCCCCCGTAAGCTGGAGCATGAATGTCTTGAAGGCCCAGCTTAGCATGGAAGGTATCGAATAGAGGTTTGGTTAATGCTTTAGTGAAACCATCTGCCACCTGATTGTGAGATTTGATGCTTAGAAGCTTGATCACTCCTTCATGGACCTTTTGTCTAACTACATGGCAATCGATTTCAATGTGTTTCGTTCGTTCATGAAACACATGGTTTTCTCCAATTGCAATTGCAGAGCTATTATCACAAAATAAGGTCACAGGGCTGCTTATTTCTATTTGAGATCTGTCAGTAGATAAATGAGCCACTGAATCTCACAAGTTGTTGATGCCAAAGCACTGTACTCTGCTTCTGAAGATGATCTAGACACAGTTGCCTG encodes:
- the LOC116029059 gene encoding probable protein phosphatase 2C 9, with the protein product MDSLFCFSSVCSQLEGGQSSWDIGKGRSQHEATKYGFSLIKGKANHPMEDYHVAKFVQIERNELGLFAVYDGHLGESVAAYLQNHLFPNILKEEDFWTHPHRSILKAYEKTDQAILSHSPDIGIGGSTAVTAILVNGQKLWVANVGDSRAVLSRKGVAVQMSVDHEPNAERESIEDRGGFVTNIPGDVARVNAQLAVSRAFGDKNLKSFLRSDPDVTTVDIDGNTDLLIIASDGLWKVMSNQEAVDIAKKAKNPQKAAKKLAMEALNRESKDDISCIVVRFKE